One genomic segment of Nothobranchius furzeri strain GRZ-AD chromosome 10, NfurGRZ-RIMD1, whole genome shotgun sequence includes these proteins:
- the phldb1a gene encoding pleckstrin homology-like domain family B member 1 isoform X8, which translates to MLLRGRRELEPLIHMSFVDQQKDPHVSDSSDCSANMERLRSKVEQERQTHQVLQNTPLDLIETGKSLKVQAERPHLVSLGSGRLSTAITLLPLQEGRTTLGSDGTDIPLQGPGITAQHCYIENQAGSITLYPCGNQCSVDGLPITKPYRLTQGCMLCFGQSAFFRFNHPEEAQRMKSMLPGGSLRTNSTKPFSSGPRSVTNGNLESFTSNSDVKLNSVVKNLQETLVLRGSSSSPGFGKRPPQTSSVDMLNERNGSAAGSSVHKNSSSISAGPSVGNKTPAVPSRSTCSSQAPVPRTRTSLSVGLSGTGVAQRTQESPKLPRNVRAEAPSSPKPQVRGSGTDNSSTKPSSIRFSQTAPPSPRLRGSSLQVRSPSPLREQLFSHVDVPQRISGSSSHRELPALSIDVSCRGSSGSHGVPESPHDHQKLLTPSKAETTRVLYTQSPSPLQGLEKESGGRLLRPSPAGPGLGSVSGLSPLASPRSERKTTNMSVKGSTGKEGNVTKPYTRERKNSISEISDNEDELLEYHRWQREERLREQEMEKLERQRLETILNLCAEYNQVDSSAGLEGSGLLGGAGDSEPGGGASPQGADWAQKPKENDEENQREESSSTESTHQECEELFSGREQVYLEEERTRILVRVDDLTHRVGELEQLLQETKQEVEMEQALLQAERRAEQEQVEAEGQIISQLQLRLSQLDSNAQREKDKGRANVSAERKVLEKQRNEYNELKMQFDKCPLSLREQLQEQLSRKADALECGTKRFEELEFCQLEEESGLEEKKEAQRFQLLQERAEYHCSVAERKEKMAALDAQVKQLGIQASQECEKVEHDKKITLQLLHQEQDRLCSLERKYHTLTGGRSFPKSSSSMKELLKSKSDGEVGQGASSSPACSTTILTHTSGFRHEKAAPITLMLREKNPLDMDSRKLVALECKDPSPTVHHSYLHHQSPPGGNQAYDTLSLESSDSLETSVSNSTCTPESACGLEAQRLEEMEKMLKEAQQEKARLIENREREVQARRQMLEEERRRREEAEKRLQDEAAHRRRLVEEEVKMREKHFSQARPMTRYLPNRKEEFDLRAHVESCGHCIDTCPFVILSEKMCKGHLVKMGGKIKSWKKRWFVFDRLKRNFCYYADKHETKLKGLIYFQAIEEVYYDHLRSAAKSPNPSLTFCVKTHDRLYYMVAPSPEAMRIWMDVIVTGAEGYTQFMS; encoded by the exons ATGTTGCTGAGGGGACGGCGGGAGCTTGAACCTTTGATCCACATGAGTTTTGTGGATCAGCAGAAG GATCCACATGTGTCAGACTCCTCTGACTGTTCTGCCAACATGGAGCGACTGAGGAGTAAAGTGGAGCAGGAGCGTCAAACACACCAGGTCTTACAG AACACCCCTTTGGACCTGATTGAAACAGGAAAGTCCTTGAAGGTCCAGGCAGAGCGTCCCCACCTGGTGAGTTTGGGAAGCGGACGTCTGAGCACAGCCATCACGCTGCTACCGCTGCAGGAAG GGAGGACCACGCTGGGTAGTGATGGGACAGACATCCCCTTGCAGGGCCCGggcattacagctcagcattgctACATCGAAAACCAGGCGGGGAGCATCACCCTGTACCCATGTGGAAACCAATGCTCTGTGGACGGACTTCCCATCACAAAACCCTACCGCCTCACACAAG GGTGCATGCTGTGTTTTGGCCAGTCGGCTTTTTTCCGCTTCAACCACCCAGAGGAGGCTCAGAGGATGAAGAGCATGCTGCCTGGAGGGAGTCTCAGAACAAACTCAACAAAACCCTTTTCCtcag GCCCCCGCAGCGTCACCAATGGAAACCTTGAGTCCTTCACAAGCAACAGCGATGTCAAACTCAACAGCGTGGTGAAAAATCTGCAGGAGACCCTGGTGCTGAGGGGGTCATCGTCTTCTCCAGGGTTTGGTAAACGACCTCCCCAAACATCTTCGGTGGACATGCTGAACGAGAGGAACGGCTCAGCAGCAGGGAGCTCCGTtcacaaaaacagcagcagcatctcaGCGGGTCCCAGCGTTGGCAATAAAACCCCCGCGGTACCATCCCGATCAACTTGCTCCAGTCAGGCTCCCGTTCCCCGTACAAGGACATCCTTGTCTGTGGGTTTGAGTGGAACTGGTGTGGCTCAGAGGACCCAGGAGAGCCCAAAGCTTCCTAGGAACGTGAGGGCCGAGGCCCCATCAAGCCCCAAGCCACAAGTCAGGGGATCAGGTACAGACAACTCAAGTACCAAACCTTCTTCCATCAGGTTTTCACAAACAGCTCCCCCCAGCCCTCGACTGAGAGGGTCCTCTCTACAGGTGAGATCCCCTAGCCCACTGAGGGAGCAGCTTTTCTCCCACGTTGATGTTCCTCAGAGGATAAGTGGGTCCAGCAGTCACAGAGAGCTTCCTGCTCTCAGCATTGACGTGTCCTGTAGAGGATCTTCAGGCTCACATGGAGTCCCCGAGAGCCCCCACGATCACCAAAAGCTTCTAACTCCTTCAAAGGCAGAGACCACCAGAGTGCTGTATACGCAGAGTCCATCACCGCTGCAGGGTCTGGAAAAGGAGTCAGGAGGCAGGTTGTTACGACCTAGCCCTGCAGGTCCAGGCTTGggttcagtgtctggtttgtctCCTCTGGCGAGCCCTCGTAGTGAAAGGAAGACCACCAACATGAGCGTGAAAGGATCCACTGGAAAGGAAGGAAATGTTACGAAACCTTACACCCGGGAACGCAAGAACAGCATCTCAGAGATCAGCGATAATGAGGATGAGTTGTTGGAATACCACCGCTGGCAGAGAGAGGAGAGGCTACGGGAACAGGAAATGGAAAAGCTG GAGCGTCAGAGGCTGGAGACCATCCTGAATCTGTGTGCAGAGTACAATCAGGTAGACAGCTCTGCAGGGCTGGAGGGGAGTGGACTGCTGGGGGGCGCCGGAGATTCAGAGCCCGGAGGGGGAGCGTCTCCTCAGGGAGCAGACTGGGCTCAGAAACCGAAGGAGAACGATGAGGAGAACCAGAGAGAGGAGTCCAGCAGCACAGAGAGCACACATCAAGAG TGTGAGGAGCTGTTTTCTGGGAGGGAGCAGGTCTACCTGGAGGAGGAGAGGACGAGGATCCTGGTCAGGGTGGATGACCTGACGCACAGAGTGGGTGAGCTGGAGCAGCTGCTACAGGAGACCAAACAGGAG GTGGAGATGGAGCAGGCGCTGCTGCAGGCCGAGAGGCGGGCTGAGCAGGAGCAGGTGGAGGCTGAAGGCCAGATCATCTCTCAGCTGCAGCTCAGACTCAGCCAGCTGGACTCGAACGCTCAGAGAGAGAAGGACAAG gggAGAGCTAATGTGTCGGCTGAGCGGAAGGTCCTGGAAAAGCAGAGGAATGAGTACAATGAGCTGAAGATGCAGTTTGATAAGTGCCCCTTGTCACTAAGGGAACAGTTGCAGGAGCAGCTCAGCAGG AAAGCTGACGCTCTGGAGTGTGGGACCAAGCGGTTTGAGGAGCTGGAATTCTgtcagctggaggaggagagcggtctggaggagaagaaggaggctCAGCGCTTTCAGCTTCTCCAAGAGCGAGCCGAGTATCACTGCAGTGTGGCCGAGAGAAAG GAGAAGATGGCTGCCCTCGATGCTCAGGTGAAGCAGCTGGGGATCCAGGCATCTCAGGAGTGTGAGAAAGTAGAACATGATAAGAAGATTACCCTGCAGCTGCTACATCAG GAACAAGACAGGTTGTGTTCCCTGGAGAGGAAGTACCACACCCTAACAGGAGGAAGAAGCTTCCCAAAGTCCTCCAGCAGCATGAAAGAG TTGTTAAAGTCCAAATCAGACGGTGAGGTTGGACAAGGAGCATCAAGCTCTCCAGCCTGCAGCACCACCATCctgacacacaccagtggcttcaGGCATGAGAAAGCTGCACCTATCACG TTGATGCTGAGGGAGAAAAACCCATTAGACATGGACTCCAGGAAACTCGTGGCTCTGGAATGCAAAG ACCCATCACCAACAGTCCATCACTCCTACCTGCATCATCAGTCGCCACCCGGTGGTAACCAAGCATATGACACGCTGAGTCTGGAGAGCTCAGACAGCTTGGAGACCAGTGTCTCCAACTCCACGTGTACCCCAGAAAG CGCCTgtgggttggaggcccagaggcTAGAGGAGATGGAAAAGATGCTGAAGGAGGCTCAGCAGGAGAAAGCCAGACTGATTGAGAACAGA GAGAGGGAGGTGCAGGCTCGGCGGCAGATGTTGGAGGAGGAGCGGAGGAGACGAGAGGAGGCCGAGAAGAGGCTTCAGGACGAGGCGGCCCATAGGCGGAGgctggtggaggaggaggtgaagatgagaGAGAAGCACTTCTCTCAG GCCCGTCCCATGACGCGCTATCTGCCTAATCGTAAAGAAGAGTTTGACCTGCGAGCTCACGTGGAGTCGTGCGGTCACTGCATTGACACCTGCCCCTTCGTCATCCTCTCAGAGAAAATGTGCAAAGGTCACCTGGTGAAGATGGGAGGGAAGATCAAGTCGTGGAAGAAACGCTGGTTTGTTTTCGACCGCCTCAAGAGGAACTTCTGTTATTACGCTG ACAAGCATGAGACAAAGCTGAAAGGACTCATTTACTTTCAGGCGATTGAAGAGGTTTATTATGATCACCTGCGCAGCGCCGCCAAG AGCCCAAATCCATCGTTGACCTTCTGTGTGAAGACCCACGACCGACTTTACTACATGGTGGCCCCGTCCCCCGAGGCCATGAGGATCTGGATGGACGTCATAGTAACGGGAGCAGAGGGCTACACGCAGTTCATGAGCTGA
- the phldb1a gene encoding pleckstrin homology-like domain family B member 1 isoform X2, with protein MDPHVSDSSDCSANMERLRSKVEQERQTHQVLQNTPLDLIETGKSLKVQAERPHLVSLGSGRLSTAITLLPLQEGRTTLGSDGTDIPLQGPGITAQHCYIENQAGSITLYPCGNQCSVDGLPITKPYRLTQGCMLCFGQSAFFRFNHPEEAQRMKSMLPGGSLRTNSTKPFSSGPRSVTNGNLESFTSNSDVKLNSVVKNLQETLVLRGSSSSPGFGKRPPQTSSVDMLNERNGSAAGSSVHKNSSSISAGPSVGNKTPAVPSRSTCSSQAPVPRTRTSLSVGLSGTGVAQRTQESPKLPRNVRAEAPSSPKPQVRGSGTDNSSTKPSSIRFSQTAPPSPRLRGSSLQVRSPSPLREQLFSHVDVPQRISGSSSHRELPALSIDVSCRGSSGSHGVPESPHDHQKLLTPSKAETTRVLYTQSPSPLQGLEKESGGRLLRPSPAGPGLGSVSGLSPLASPRSERKTTNMSVKGSTGKEGNVTKPYTRERKNSISEISDNEDELLEYHRWQREERLREQEMEKLERQRLETILNLCAEYNQVDSSAGLEGSGLLGGAGDSEPGGGASPQGADWAQKPKENDEENQREESSSTESTHQECEELFSGREQVYLEEERTRILVRVDDLTHRVGELEQLLQETKQEVEMEQALLQAERRAEQEQVEAEGQIISQLQLRLSQLDSNAQREKDKGRANVSAERKVLEKQRNEYNELKMQFDKCPLSLREQLQEQLSRKADALECGTKRFEELEFCQLEEESGLEEKKEAQRFQLLQERAEYHCSVAERKEKMAALDAQVKQLGIQASQECEKVEHDKKITLQLLHQEQDRLCSLERKYHTLTGGRSFPKSSSSMKEDLLHISEPDLVYVDGPPHSPCPSFASFSSSHIPSPELCPVRLQEEYLRLSDVYRMYGNASLQHHSSSPAALHCLSLTVSPALPREEYITVSQLSQIFGMQRANPSPSSSTPSFQLAQSESTFSCRSAACGPSSFLSAQSQPELSRNAMPPINLERWYQDIMAAGEPQSCPPPLPAKSFSTRRHRQLLKSKSDGEVGQGASSSPACSTTILTHTSGFRHEKAAPITLMLREKNPLDMDSRKLVALECKDPSPTVHHSYLHHQSPPGGNQAYDTLSLESSDSLETSVSNSTCTPESACGLEAQRLEEMEKMLKEAQQEKARLIENREREVQARRQMLEEERRRREEAEKRLQDEAAHRRRLVEEEVKMREKHFSQARPMTRYLPNRKEEFDLRAHVESCGHCIDTCPFVILSEKMCKGHLVKMGGKIKSWKKRWFVFDRLKRNFCYYADKHETKLKGLIYFQAIEEVYYDHLRSAAKSPNPSLTFCVKTHDRLYYMVAPSPEAMRIWMDVIVTGAEGYTQFMS; from the exons ATG GATCCACATGTGTCAGACTCCTCTGACTGTTCTGCCAACATGGAGCGACTGAGGAGTAAAGTGGAGCAGGAGCGTCAAACACACCAGGTCTTACAG AACACCCCTTTGGACCTGATTGAAACAGGAAAGTCCTTGAAGGTCCAGGCAGAGCGTCCCCACCTGGTGAGTTTGGGAAGCGGACGTCTGAGCACAGCCATCACGCTGCTACCGCTGCAGGAAG GGAGGACCACGCTGGGTAGTGATGGGACAGACATCCCCTTGCAGGGCCCGggcattacagctcagcattgctACATCGAAAACCAGGCGGGGAGCATCACCCTGTACCCATGTGGAAACCAATGCTCTGTGGACGGACTTCCCATCACAAAACCCTACCGCCTCACACAAG GGTGCATGCTGTGTTTTGGCCAGTCGGCTTTTTTCCGCTTCAACCACCCAGAGGAGGCTCAGAGGATGAAGAGCATGCTGCCTGGAGGGAGTCTCAGAACAAACTCAACAAAACCCTTTTCCtcag GCCCCCGCAGCGTCACCAATGGAAACCTTGAGTCCTTCACAAGCAACAGCGATGTCAAACTCAACAGCGTGGTGAAAAATCTGCAGGAGACCCTGGTGCTGAGGGGGTCATCGTCTTCTCCAGGGTTTGGTAAACGACCTCCCCAAACATCTTCGGTGGACATGCTGAACGAGAGGAACGGCTCAGCAGCAGGGAGCTCCGTtcacaaaaacagcagcagcatctcaGCGGGTCCCAGCGTTGGCAATAAAACCCCCGCGGTACCATCCCGATCAACTTGCTCCAGTCAGGCTCCCGTTCCCCGTACAAGGACATCCTTGTCTGTGGGTTTGAGTGGAACTGGTGTGGCTCAGAGGACCCAGGAGAGCCCAAAGCTTCCTAGGAACGTGAGGGCCGAGGCCCCATCAAGCCCCAAGCCACAAGTCAGGGGATCAGGTACAGACAACTCAAGTACCAAACCTTCTTCCATCAGGTTTTCACAAACAGCTCCCCCCAGCCCTCGACTGAGAGGGTCCTCTCTACAGGTGAGATCCCCTAGCCCACTGAGGGAGCAGCTTTTCTCCCACGTTGATGTTCCTCAGAGGATAAGTGGGTCCAGCAGTCACAGAGAGCTTCCTGCTCTCAGCATTGACGTGTCCTGTAGAGGATCTTCAGGCTCACATGGAGTCCCCGAGAGCCCCCACGATCACCAAAAGCTTCTAACTCCTTCAAAGGCAGAGACCACCAGAGTGCTGTATACGCAGAGTCCATCACCGCTGCAGGGTCTGGAAAAGGAGTCAGGAGGCAGGTTGTTACGACCTAGCCCTGCAGGTCCAGGCTTGggttcagtgtctggtttgtctCCTCTGGCGAGCCCTCGTAGTGAAAGGAAGACCACCAACATGAGCGTGAAAGGATCCACTGGAAAGGAAGGAAATGTTACGAAACCTTACACCCGGGAACGCAAGAACAGCATCTCAGAGATCAGCGATAATGAGGATGAGTTGTTGGAATACCACCGCTGGCAGAGAGAGGAGAGGCTACGGGAACAGGAAATGGAAAAGCTG GAGCGTCAGAGGCTGGAGACCATCCTGAATCTGTGTGCAGAGTACAATCAGGTAGACAGCTCTGCAGGGCTGGAGGGGAGTGGACTGCTGGGGGGCGCCGGAGATTCAGAGCCCGGAGGGGGAGCGTCTCCTCAGGGAGCAGACTGGGCTCAGAAACCGAAGGAGAACGATGAGGAGAACCAGAGAGAGGAGTCCAGCAGCACAGAGAGCACACATCAAGAG TGTGAGGAGCTGTTTTCTGGGAGGGAGCAGGTCTACCTGGAGGAGGAGAGGACGAGGATCCTGGTCAGGGTGGATGACCTGACGCACAGAGTGGGTGAGCTGGAGCAGCTGCTACAGGAGACCAAACAGGAG GTGGAGATGGAGCAGGCGCTGCTGCAGGCCGAGAGGCGGGCTGAGCAGGAGCAGGTGGAGGCTGAAGGCCAGATCATCTCTCAGCTGCAGCTCAGACTCAGCCAGCTGGACTCGAACGCTCAGAGAGAGAAGGACAAG gggAGAGCTAATGTGTCGGCTGAGCGGAAGGTCCTGGAAAAGCAGAGGAATGAGTACAATGAGCTGAAGATGCAGTTTGATAAGTGCCCCTTGTCACTAAGGGAACAGTTGCAGGAGCAGCTCAGCAGG AAAGCTGACGCTCTGGAGTGTGGGACCAAGCGGTTTGAGGAGCTGGAATTCTgtcagctggaggaggagagcggtctggaggagaagaaggaggctCAGCGCTTTCAGCTTCTCCAAGAGCGAGCCGAGTATCACTGCAGTGTGGCCGAGAGAAAG GAGAAGATGGCTGCCCTCGATGCTCAGGTGAAGCAGCTGGGGATCCAGGCATCTCAGGAGTGTGAGAAAGTAGAACATGATAAGAAGATTACCCTGCAGCTGCTACATCAG GAACAAGACAGGTTGTGTTCCCTGGAGAGGAAGTACCACACCCTAACAGGAGGAAGAAGCTTCCCAAAGTCCTCCAGCAGCATGAAAGAG GATTTGCTTCACATCAGCGAACCTGACCTTGTTTATGTGGACGGGCCTCCTCATAGTCCCTGTCCCTCCTttgcctccttctcctcctctcacATCCCCTCCCCTGAACTCTGTCCTGTCAGGCTGCAAGAG GAGTATCTCAGGCTGTCTGATGTCTATAGGATGTATGGAAATGCTTCTCTGCAGCATCACTCCTCCTCCCCCGCTGCTCTCCACTGCCTCTCTCTTACTGTATCTCCAGCTTTGCCACGTGAG GAGTACATCACAGTCAGTCAGTTAAGCCAGATCTTTGGGATGCAGCGAGctaacccctccccttcctcctcTACTCCATCATTCCAACTGGCCCAGTCTGAATCCACCTTCTCCTGCCGCTCGGCTGCATGTGGTCCTTCCTCTTTCCTCTCTGCGCAG AGCCAGCCTGAGCTCAGCAGGAATGCAATGCCTCCCATTAATCTTGAGCGCTGGTACCAGGACATCATGGctgctggagagcctcagtcctgTCCTCCACCGCTGCCTGCAAAGTCTTTTTCCACACGCAGACACAGGCAG TTGTTAAAGTCCAAATCAGACGGTGAGGTTGGACAAGGAGCATCAAGCTCTCCAGCCTGCAGCACCACCATCctgacacacaccagtggcttcaGGCATGAGAAAGCTGCACCTATCACG TTGATGCTGAGGGAGAAAAACCCATTAGACATGGACTCCAGGAAACTCGTGGCTCTGGAATGCAAAG ACCCATCACCAACAGTCCATCACTCCTACCTGCATCATCAGTCGCCACCCGGTGGTAACCAAGCATATGACACGCTGAGTCTGGAGAGCTCAGACAGCTTGGAGACCAGTGTCTCCAACTCCACGTGTACCCCAGAAAG CGCCTgtgggttggaggcccagaggcTAGAGGAGATGGAAAAGATGCTGAAGGAGGCTCAGCAGGAGAAAGCCAGACTGATTGAGAACAGA GAGAGGGAGGTGCAGGCTCGGCGGCAGATGTTGGAGGAGGAGCGGAGGAGACGAGAGGAGGCCGAGAAGAGGCTTCAGGACGAGGCGGCCCATAGGCGGAGgctggtggaggaggaggtgaagatgagaGAGAAGCACTTCTCTCAG GCCCGTCCCATGACGCGCTATCTGCCTAATCGTAAAGAAGAGTTTGACCTGCGAGCTCACGTGGAGTCGTGCGGTCACTGCATTGACACCTGCCCCTTCGTCATCCTCTCAGAGAAAATGTGCAAAGGTCACCTGGTGAAGATGGGAGGGAAGATCAAGTCGTGGAAGAAACGCTGGTTTGTTTTCGACCGCCTCAAGAGGAACTTCTGTTATTACGCTG ACAAGCATGAGACAAAGCTGAAAGGACTCATTTACTTTCAGGCGATTGAAGAGGTTTATTATGATCACCTGCGCAGCGCCGCCAAG AGCCCAAATCCATCGTTGACCTTCTGTGTGAAGACCCACGACCGACTTTACTACATGGTGGCCCCGTCCCCCGAGGCCATGAGGATCTGGATGGACGTCATAGTAACGGGAGCAGAGGGCTACACGCAGTTCATGAGCTGA